A portion of the Lolium rigidum isolate FL_2022 chromosome 1, APGP_CSIRO_Lrig_0.1, whole genome shotgun sequence genome contains these proteins:
- the LOC124647388 gene encoding F-box/LRR-repeat protein At1g48400-like: MVTPSVKVRKWHNAELEAGVTPPASESGEGPDRISNLPVDALRSIVSLLPTKDGARTQSLPAAVSTRWRHLFRSSPLNLDVELRREDEPAPSSLVSRLLADHQVPCRRLSLTWYGYKCDMVSPLLNRWLHSPALNGLPEFHLRQNRSENGEDEFWRARYTLPPSVLRFAPTLRILSVKCACHRIRFPCVAGGDVQFPHLKQLTFKGVIISEADLHGVLAGCHVLESLVLSELDGVSGVRISSSTLRSLGVSSGFGHEPEEVLEQVIVVDAPNLEKFFLDGAEYCLSICVVWAPKLEFLGSLPRGFTTAKLQAAFLQRTAAASLMSVMRTVKVLVLRMSPPSVDDLINFVTFFPCVEKLYVVVRID; this comes from the exons ATGGTCACCCCCAGTGTCAAAGTGCGGAAATGGCACAACGCCGAGCTGGAGGCCGGCGTCACACCACCGGCGAGTGAATCCGGAGAAGGGCCCGATCGGATCAGCAACCTGCCCGTCGACGCTCTCCGCAGCATCGTCTCGCTGCTCCCCACCAAGGACGGCGCCCGCACCCAGTCCCT GCCCGCCGCTGTGTCCACCCGGTGGCGCCACCTCTTCCGCTCCTCCCCGCTCAACCTCGACGTCGAGCTCCGCCGCGAGGACGAGCCGGCCCCATCCAGCCTCGTCTCCCGCCTCCTCGCCGACCACCAGGTGCCCTGCCGCCGGCTCTCCCTCACCTGGTACGGCTACAAGTGCGACATGGTCTCCCCATTACTGAACCGCTGGCTCCACTCGCCAGCCCTCAACGGCCTCCCCGAGTTCCATCTACGGCAAAACCGCTCGGAAAACGGCGAGGATGAATTTTGGCGAGCGCGTTACACGCTGCCGCCGTCCGTCCTCCGGTTCGCGCCCACCCTCCGCATCCTCAGCGTCAAGTGCGCCTGCCacaggatccgtttcccctgcgtgGCCGGCGGCGATGTACAGTTCCCCCACCTCAAGCAGCTCACCTTTAAAGGTGTCATCATCTCGGAGGCCGACCTCCACGGCGTTCTTGCGGGATGCCATGTGCTGGAGAGCTTGGTGCTCAGTGAGCTGGATGGCGTCTCTGGCGTTCGGATCAGCTCCTCCACCCTAAGGAGCCTAGGTGTCTCCTCTGGTTTTGGACATGAGCCAGAAGAAGTGTTGGAACAGGTGATTGTTGTGGATGCCCCGAACCTAGAAAAGTTCTTCCTAGATGGAGCAGAGTACTGCCTATCGATTTGCGTGGTTTGGGCACCCAAACTGGAGTTCTTGGGTTCTCTTCCACGAGGTTTCACCACAGCCAAGCTCCAAGCAGCATTTCTTCAG AGAACTGCTGCTGCCAGCTTGATGAGTGTGATGCGAACCGTCAAAGTTTTGGTTTTGCGCATGTCACCTCCCAGTGTTGATGACCTTATTAACTTCGTCACATTCTTTCCTTGCGTGGAGAAGTTATATGTTGTGGTGAGAATCGATTAA
- the LOC124675834 gene encoding uncharacterized protein LOC124675834 — protein MIMTSEDGDISNLLSEPILPEELAEASGPDDFLPAILEAIIKSKEKEVELSPEEATWADSCFVQTSELSDVDWGAMRKVLLDSLEKPIEESCDITEVMHRQGTHVISEGEAHAGHVEEDTQNDDMDIEQQGSSYDDEDATEVGEAANVIRGADGHGKQVDGYTTAEPDDGDELVSSEVAEQAESRDSIFKVWDLGVSVSDDEIELVKDLKKLLRDKPQEAAYPPPSDMAKALSEINIDELVSGLSDLSLHQTSECRPSNGDAVAGKQ, from the coding sequence ATGATCATGACTTCTGAAGATGGAGACATCTCCAATCTGCTCTCTGAACCAATTCTACCTGAAGAGCTGGCTGAGGCATCTGGACCCGATGATTTCTTGCCTGCTATATTGGAAGCAATCATCAAATCAAAAGAGAAGGAAGTTGAACTCTCTCCTGAGGAGGCAACTTGGGCGGATTCGTGTTTTGTGCAGACCTCTGAACTGTCAGATGTAGACTGGGGAGCAATGAGGAAAGTCTTGCTCGATTCCCTTGAAAAGCCAATAGAAGAATCCTGTGATATTACTGAAGTCATGCATCGCCAAGGTACCCATGTAATTTCAGAGGGAGAAGCTCACGCTGGgcatgttgaagaagatactcagAACGATGACATGGACATCGAGCAACAAGGCAGCAGTTATGATGATGAAGATGCTACTGAAGTTGGCGAGGCTGCGAATGTAATCAGAGGTGCAGATGGACATGGTAAGCAGGTGGACGGATACACAACAGCGGAACCTGATGATGGTGATGAGTTGGTTTCATCTGAAGTAGCCGAGCAGGCAGAGTCAAGGGACTCTATCTTCAAAGTTTGGGATCTAGGTGTGTCAGTTTCCGATGATGAGATTGAACTTGTCAAGGATCTGAAGAAACTCCTCAGAGACAAGCCCCAGGAGGCTGCGTATCCACCTCCCAGTGACATGGCCAAGGCTTTGAGCGAGATAAACATCGATGAACTTGTGTCGGGCTTGAGTGACTTGTCACTTCATCAAACCAGTGAATGTCGACCATCCAATGGTGATGCTGTGGCAGGAAAGCAGTGA